One Desulfuromonas acetexigens genomic window carries:
- a CDS encoding sulfurtransferase TusA family protein, whose product MTATPMDELELDIRGQVCPSTLLTTLKEVNGNFDRLKAGTLRLVVKTDARDATGTIPPMVKSMGFEVSVLKEQGYYTIVIVKEQQV is encoded by the coding sequence ATGACGGCGACCCCTATGGACGAACTGGAACTGGACATTCGCGGGCAGGTCTGCCCATCGACCCTGTTGACGACGCTCAAGGAAGTCAACGGCAACTTCGACCGGCTCAAGGCCGGAACCTTGCGCTTGGTCGTGAAGACCGACGCCCGTGACGCCACCGGCACCATTCCGCCGATGGTCAAGAGTATGGGGTTTGAGGTCAGCGTCCTCAAGGAGCAGGGCTATTACACGATCGTGATCGTTAAAGAGCAGCAAGTATGA
- a CDS encoding PAS domain-containing sensor histidine kinase, protein MNDIHATAGPGVEMEIARLREENARLRDWQARSIHYIRDKVDQLLGVVGTCPLRPEELDDEMLLSLDPIGIVSTTFVRILENLRETNVELALARDEIDAIFQAAGNGIMVLDNQGRVLSYNAKLRELFLPEGTELVGRCCGGLICTPEARQEACAFDKVMRSGVAASCRKWHLGGRYFDVVGSPIKNQSGEVEQVVLVYNDITERIRSEQALADAKARLATIFEAVPAGIVLIDAQSHRIVDANHHALQMLELPREKVFGAECFSYICAKDHAGCPITDGGKSIDTTECSLERAGGSSVPILKTVAPVMLGDRRYLLESFLDITDRIRAEEAMRQALAEAEDARGKMDGILQSVADPLIVTDSEQRIILMNRTAEELLGICLYDSQGLALDQVIFDSRLLEALRGDLTEESRVDVALPAVGGGEWIYQGSTSPLLTADGLLSGMITVLRNVTQEREIERMKSEFVSTAAHELQTPLAAIIGFSELLMNQREDLSPELEQQSLGYIYDKADLLSKIVDDLLDISRIESGRALELFVSECELNPLIEQVVRPYQNGAGPHLFKLHLPKESWRVRVDRRKLEQILDNLLSNAYKYSPEGGLIRMTVQCSDDRLKVSVEDQGIGMTPEQRSRIYDKFYRGDASNTSIGGTGLGMSITKHFVEAHGGRIWVESEPGLGTKVSFELPMQPLPNAEGD, encoded by the coding sequence ATGAACGATATTCACGCCACCGCTGGTCCAGGCGTCGAGATGGAGATCGCCCGGCTGCGGGAAGAAAATGCCCGGCTGCGCGACTGGCAAGCGCGGAGCATCCATTATATCCGCGACAAGGTTGATCAGCTGCTGGGGGTGGTGGGAACCTGCCCGCTGCGCCCCGAGGAGTTGGACGACGAGATGCTCCTGAGCCTCGATCCCATCGGGATCGTCAGCACCACCTTTGTGCGGATTCTGGAAAACCTGCGGGAGACGAACGTAGAGTTGGCCCTGGCGCGGGACGAGATCGACGCCATTTTTCAGGCCGCGGGCAACGGCATCATGGTCCTCGATAATCAAGGCCGGGTCCTCTCCTATAATGCCAAGCTGCGCGAGCTCTTTCTGCCGGAAGGGACTGAACTGGTCGGTCGTTGTTGCGGCGGCCTGATCTGCACCCCCGAGGCCCGGCAGGAAGCCTGCGCCTTCGATAAGGTGATGCGTTCCGGTGTGGCGGCGAGCTGTCGCAAATGGCACCTGGGCGGACGCTATTTCGATGTCGTCGGTTCCCCCATCAAAAACCAGAGCGGCGAGGTCGAGCAGGTGGTGCTGGTCTACAACGACATCACCGAGCGGATTCGCAGCGAGCAGGCGCTGGCCGACGCCAAGGCCCGTCTGGCGACGATTTTCGAGGCGGTTCCGGCCGGCATCGTCCTGATCGACGCCCAAAGCCACCGCATTGTCGATGCCAATCATCATGCCTTGCAGATGCTTGAGCTCCCCCGGGAAAAAGTCTTCGGCGCCGAATGCTTCAGTTACATCTGCGCCAAGGATCATGCCGGTTGTCCCATCACCGACGGCGGCAAGAGTATCGACACCACCGAATGTTCCCTGGAACGGGCCGGCGGCAGTTCCGTGCCGATTCTCAAGACCGTGGCGCCGGTCATGCTCGGCGACCGCCGGTATCTGCTGGAGAGTTTCCTCGACATCACCGATCGCATCCGGGCCGAAGAGGCCATGCGCCAGGCCCTGGCCGAAGCCGAGGATGCCCGCGGCAAGATGGACGGCATCCTCCAGTCGGTGGCTGACCCACTCATCGTCACCGATTCCGAGCAGCGCATCATTCTCATGAATCGCACCGCCGAAGAGCTTTTAGGTATCTGTCTTTACGATTCCCAGGGTCTCGCCCTAGACCAAGTCATTTTTGATTCTCGGTTGCTGGAGGCGTTACGGGGGGATCTGACGGAAGAATCCCGGGTCGACGTAGCCCTTCCCGCAGTCGGTGGCGGCGAATGGATTTATCAGGGGAGCACTTCCCCCCTGCTCACCGCCGACGGGCTCCTTTCCGGGATGATTACCGTGCTGCGCAACGTGACCCAGGAGCGGGAGATCGAGCGGATGAAATCGGAGTTCGTCTCCACCGCCGCCCACGAACTGCAAACGCCGCTGGCGGCGATCATCGGCTTTTCCGAGCTGCTGATGAACCAGCGGGAGGATCTCAGCCCCGAGTTGGAACAACAAAGCCTCGGCTACATCTACGACAAGGCCGATCTCCTTTCGAAGATCGTCGACGACCTGCTCGACATCAGCCGCATCGAGTCGGGGCGGGCGCTGGAGCTTTTCGTCAGCGAGTGCGAGCTCAACCCCCTCATCGAGCAGGTGGTCAGGCCCTACCAGAATGGGGCTGGCCCCCATCTGTTCAAGCTCCACCTGCCCAAGGAATCCTGGCGGGTGCGGGTCGACCGGCGCAAGCTGGAGCAGATTCTCGACAACCTGCTCAGCAACGCCTACAAATATTCGCCGGAAGGCGGGTTGATCCGCATGACCGTTCAGTGTTCGGACGATCGGCTCAAGGTCTCCGTGGAGGACCAGGGGATCGGCATGACCCCCGAGCAGCGCAGCCGGATCTACGACAAGTTCTATCGGGGGGATGCCTCGAACACCTCGATCGGCGGCACCGGTCTGGGGATGAGCATCACCAAGCATTTCGTCGAGGCGCACGGGGGCAGGATCTGGGTCGAAAGCGAGCCGGGGCTGGGGACCAAGGTCAGCTTCGAGTTGCCCATGCAGCCGCTGCCGAATGCGGAGGGCGACTAG
- a CDS encoding chemotaxis protein, whose amino-acid sequence MSTVAEKQGILLESGTNEIELIEFYLGSQSFGINVHKLREIIPYDEAKTTILPESPPSVVGTFLVRGNTIPLIDLNVHLRRNPGEAAPTAGRQVVLVCEFNRCVNGFLVDGVNQIHRVSWKQIQPLSAFIGRYRPRFTGSFEIDGREILIVDLEHIVAELDPEAGLSYTAPEAVPVSAPTELSLEERRGQCRLFMAEDSAIIRESILRILHSSGYTQICAFVDGEACYDEILVRKKNLKNGDGGEDQLFDLLISDIEMPKLDGLTLCRRVKEDPLLKHIPVIMFSSLITEQMVFHCQQVGADGYISKPQITELVAMIDGYLLK is encoded by the coding sequence ATGAGCACGGTAGCGGAAAAGCAGGGTATTCTTCTGGAAAGCGGAACCAACGAGATCGAACTCATCGAATTCTATCTCGGCTCCCAATCTTTCGGCATCAACGTTCACAAGCTGCGGGAGATCATCCCCTACGACGAAGCCAAGACCACCATCCTGCCGGAAAGCCCGCCGTCGGTGGTCGGTACCTTTCTGGTGCGCGGCAACACCATCCCCCTCATCGACCTCAATGTCCACCTGCGCCGCAACCCCGGTGAGGCGGCGCCGACCGCCGGACGCCAGGTAGTGCTGGTCTGTGAATTCAATCGCTGTGTCAACGGCTTTCTGGTCGACGGCGTGAATCAGATCCACCGGGTTTCCTGGAAGCAGATCCAGCCACTGTCCGCCTTCATCGGCCGCTATCGGCCCCGTTTCACCGGCAGCTTCGAGATCGACGGCCGCGAGATCCTCATCGTCGATCTCGAACATATCGTCGCCGAACTCGACCCCGAGGCGGGACTCTCCTACACGGCTCCGGAAGCGGTCCCTGTTTCAGCGCCGACGGAACTCAGCCTGGAAGAACGGCGCGGCCAATGTCGCCTCTTTATGGCCGAGGATTCGGCCATCATCCGGGAGAGCATCCTGCGCATTCTCCACTCTTCGGGTTACACGCAGATTTGTGCCTTTGTCGACGGCGAGGCCTGTTACGATGAAATTCTCGTGCGCAAGAAAAATCTGAAGAACGGCGACGGCGGTGAGGATCAACTCTTCGACCTGCTGATTTCCGATATCGAGATGCCCAAGCTGGACGGTCTGACCCTCTGCCGCCGGGTCAAAGAGGACCCCTTGCTCAAGCACATCCCGGTGATCATGTTCTCCTCGCTGATCACCGAACAGATGGTCTTCCATTGCCAGCAGGTCGGCGCCGACGGTTACATCAGTAAGCCGCAGATCACCGAGCTGGTGGCGATGATCGACGGTTACCTGCTGAAATAG
- a CDS encoding YeeE/YedE family protein produces the protein MIWFLAFTLFAIGSAAGFVMHRSDFCLAGAFRDLFLFRQGRMLRILLLLAVVAMPLYEVGRLLGLLAVPFPLFGPPSLVNPLGGLLFGIGMVLAGGCVVGTLYKMAAGRLTSLVAFAGLLAGSALYAEIHPWWAKLARRGTLSASVTLPQMLDLSPALLLAPLAVVVCFFLCRWWQQGLLHQKSYAEGHLQPWKAALWLALLSCASALVIGMPMGVTTAYAKLAGMLEALFIPGHVANLAFFATEPLNFIHPLWGIPLRGGPGPRLDGIALAQFPLIAGILCGSACSALRLGEWRFYTRVPIKQCLWAFVGGTLMGLSARMAPACNVWHLMGGLPILAGQSLLFVAGLFPGAWLGSRLLRKFVI, from the coding sequence ATGATCTGGTTTTTGGCTTTTACACTCTTTGCCATCGGCAGCGCCGCTGGCTTTGTCATGCATCGTTCCGACTTCTGTCTGGCCGGCGCCTTTCGCGATCTTTTTCTCTTCCGCCAGGGGCGGATGCTGCGCATTCTGCTGCTCTTGGCGGTGGTCGCCATGCCGCTCTATGAGGTCGGTCGCCTGCTCGGTCTGCTGGCCGTCCCCTTTCCCCTCTTTGGCCCGCCGTCCCTGGTCAATCCCCTGGGGGGGCTGCTCTTCGGCATCGGTATGGTTCTGGCCGGCGGTTGCGTGGTTGGCACCCTCTACAAAATGGCCGCAGGACGGCTGACCAGTCTGGTCGCCTTCGCCGGGCTGCTGGCGGGGAGCGCTCTTTATGCCGAAATTCACCCTTGGTGGGCGAAGCTGGCGCGGCGAGGCACTCTCTCCGCCTCCGTCACCTTGCCGCAGATGCTCGATCTTTCCCCGGCGCTGCTTCTGGCGCCGCTCGCCGTTGTTGTTTGTTTCTTTCTGTGCCGCTGGTGGCAGCAGGGATTGCTGCATCAGAAAAGCTACGCCGAAGGCCATCTGCAGCCCTGGAAGGCCGCTCTTTGGCTGGCCCTTTTGAGTTGCGCATCGGCCCTGGTCATCGGCATGCCCATGGGGGTGACGACCGCCTACGCCAAACTCGCCGGAATGCTGGAAGCTCTGTTCATTCCCGGACATGTGGCGAATTTGGCCTTTTTCGCTACGGAGCCACTGAATTTCATTCATCCTCTTTGGGGCATTCCTCTGCGCGGCGGTCCCGGTCCGCGTCTGGACGGCATCGCCCTCGCCCAGTTTCCGTTGATTGCGGGCATTCTCTGCGGATCGGCCTGCTCGGCGCTGCGTTTGGGGGAGTGGCGGTTTTACACTCGCGTCCCGATTAAACAGTGTCTTTGGGCTTTTGTTGGTGGTACGCTGATGGGACTTTCGGCGCGGATGGCGCCGGCCTGTAACGTCTGGCATCTCATGGGCGGGCTGCCCATTCTTGCCGGACAAAGTCTGCTCTTTGTCGCCGGACTTTTTCCCGGAGCCTGGTTGGGGAGTCGGCTGCTGCGTAAATTTGTCATTTGA
- a CDS encoding methyl-accepting chemotaxis protein — protein MSLNRNSIQAKVGGFLSLVLAAVFIVSTLVGTWRSNLLLEASGKDTLTTLREGVQDQARSVFASLEAGTAGSLERGEMDVFDELIENLGKVHGVLEVGLTDPQGTIHYTSDPARKGKMTEYTGLAGTSSEVVQQEEGDALLVMRPQIMEAKCLECHDDAKVGSVSGILYVRFTLEKLRQGEQRVAAALSEARQDSLLTGVVTGVGGLLAATLGVILLLGRMVRQPLERLVHIMTELGKGHLGQRLHLHQKDEIGQIAASIDDFSETLEKEIVGSLTKLAAGDLSFEVHPHDQQDVIRNALKKMGQDLNGVMSQIQVLGDQINSGSFQVSDASQSLSQGATESAASLEEITSTMHEMGSQTSRNAENAGQASKLAEQARQSAAGGNAHMMEMIEAMAEINASSQNISKIIKTIDEIAFQTNLLALNAAVEAARAGQHGKGFAVVAEEVRNLAARSAKAARETADLIEGSVTKVTSGSQIADKTAEALGEIVGGIGKVTDLVAEIAASSNEQAQGISEINIGLGQIDQVTQQNTANAEESAAAAQELASHAAHMQEMLRRFKIKGDAGRSSSSGRSPSLVLGYDE, from the coding sequence ATGTCATTGAACAGGAACAGTATTCAAGCGAAGGTCGGCGGTTTTCTATCGTTGGTGCTGGCGGCGGTCTTTATCGTCAGTACCCTGGTTGGCACTTGGCGCAGCAATCTCCTGCTGGAGGCCAGCGGCAAGGATACCCTGACGACCTTGCGGGAAGGGGTTCAGGATCAGGCGCGCAGTGTCTTCGCCAGTTTGGAGGCGGGGACCGCCGGTTCTCTCGAACGAGGAGAGATGGATGTTTTCGATGAGTTGATTGAAAATCTGGGAAAGGTGCATGGCGTCCTGGAGGTCGGCTTGACCGACCCGCAAGGCACTATCCACTATACCAGCGACCCGGCCAGGAAAGGGAAGATGACGGAGTATACCGGCCTTGCCGGAACCTCGTCCGAGGTCGTGCAGCAGGAAGAGGGCGATGCCCTTTTGGTCATGCGGCCCCAGATCATGGAGGCAAAGTGTCTGGAATGTCATGATGACGCCAAGGTGGGGAGCGTGTCGGGCATACTTTATGTGCGGTTCACCCTTGAGAAACTGCGCCAAGGGGAGCAGCGGGTCGCCGCCGCCTTGAGCGAAGCGCGCCAGGACAGCCTGTTGACCGGGGTTGTCACCGGCGTGGGCGGTCTGCTGGCGGCCACCCTCGGCGTTATACTGTTGTTGGGGCGCATGGTGCGGCAGCCGCTGGAGCGTTTGGTCCATATCATGACGGAATTGGGCAAGGGGCATCTGGGCCAGCGCCTCCATCTGCACCAGAAGGATGAAATCGGTCAGATCGCCGCATCGATCGATGACTTTTCCGAGACCCTGGAAAAGGAAATTGTCGGGTCTTTGACAAAATTGGCGGCCGGAGATTTGAGTTTTGAAGTGCATCCCCACGATCAGCAGGACGTCATTCGTAATGCTCTGAAAAAAATGGGGCAAGATCTCAATGGAGTGATGTCTCAGATCCAGGTGCTTGGGGATCAGATCAACTCGGGGAGCTTCCAGGTGTCCGATGCCAGCCAGTCCTTATCCCAGGGCGCGACCGAATCGGCCGCGTCGCTGGAGGAAATCACCAGCACCATGCATGAAATGGGTTCACAGACAAGCCGTAACGCCGAAAATGCCGGCCAGGCCAGCAAGCTGGCGGAACAGGCCCGCCAGTCAGCGGCAGGGGGCAACGCCCATATGATGGAAATGATCGAGGCGATGGCCGAAATCAACGCTTCCAGCCAGAATATCTCCAAAATCATCAAGACGATCGACGAAATCGCCTTCCAGACCAATCTTCTGGCGTTGAACGCGGCGGTGGAAGCTGCCCGGGCCGGTCAGCACGGCAAGGGTTTCGCGGTGGTTGCCGAAGAGGTGCGGAACCTGGCGGCGCGCAGCGCCAAAGCTGCCCGGGAGACCGCGGATCTGATCGAAGGTTCGGTCACGAAGGTTACCTCCGGTTCCCAGATCGCCGACAAGACGGCCGAGGCGCTTGGCGAAATCGTCGGTGGCATTGGCAAGGTGACCGATCTCGTCGCCGAGATCGCCGCGTCCTCCAATGAACAGGCGCAAGGCATCTCGGAAATCAACATCGGGCTCGGTCAAATCGATCAGGTAACCCAGCAGAACACCGCCAACGCCGAAGAGAGTGCCGCCGCTGCCCAGGAACTCGCTTCCCATGCCGCACATATGCAAGAGATGCTGCGGCGGTTCAAGATTAAAGGCGATGCGGGGAGATCCTCTTCCAGCGGACGGTCTCCGTCCCTGGTTCTGGGGTATGACGAGTAG
- a CDS encoding cold-shock protein, which translates to MAEGTVKWFNDAKGFGFIEQDNGPDVFVHFSAIQGDGFKSLAEGDRVSFEVTQGQKGPQSNNVRRI; encoded by the coding sequence ATGGCAGAAGGTACGGTAAAGTGGTTCAACGACGCAAAGGGTTTCGGCTTCATCGAGCAGGATAACGGGCCGGACGTTTTCGTTCATTTCTCCGCGATCCAGGGCGACGGCTTCAAGTCCCTCGCTGAAGGCGATCGCGTGAGCTTCGAAGTCACCCAGGGCCAAAAAGGGCCTCAGTCCAATAACGTGCGGCGTATCTGA
- a CDS encoding methyl-accepting chemotaxis protein: MFADAAPKRRWNIFCKMILISVVGLGGLLVLGGIGYRISAQLTVTATDSLRQVGEARAAYARTTEAALRSEEEARLLSRFNEELIALQQLVVEGTNGHKPEVTEESILQAARDLAARAEMVKTIPGAEQVVPGTKDLTLGRQVAENFNDIAVLLEYELPEIFAAERGSEEFVRKQGATVVAMTGMYWFISRTLGSLSEQIGARVAENRLELERVTVEAERIAQAAQTQLRDEARAARLLLLVSFLLTVVLVAVLFIRFARDILAPLKKTVAMAEALKNGRVHARLDVGRRNDEFSDMAHALNDFAEDLEKEVVGALQAMAAGRLDAQVRPVDEEDRVRQALEKTLADMNGVLGEIQTASVQINAASAQVADSSQDLSEGASTTASSLEEISASLNELTAQTRLNADHAAEAHLLATEARDFAQKGNGRMRDMVAAMSEINAAGQNISRIIKSIDEIAFQTNLLALNAAVEAARAGQHGKGFAVVAEEVRNLAARSAKAAQETAELIAGSVEKTRNGSRIADETASAFAEILDVVGKVSDLIAEIKAASSEQAEGINQVNLGLGQIDGVTQKNTATAEESAAAAEELSSQAQQLRQMLARFVLCHRPGPGAGTRMLAPGTQPLLDSGWSSR, translated from the coding sequence ATGTTCGCTGATGCCGCTCCAAAACGTCGTTGGAACATCTTCTGTAAAATGATCCTGATCAGCGTGGTGGGCCTGGGTGGGCTTCTGGTTCTGGGGGGGATCGGTTACCGGATCAGTGCCCAGTTGACGGTGACCGCGACCGACTCGCTGCGCCAGGTAGGGGAGGCCCGGGCGGCTTACGCGCGAACGACGGAAGCGGCCTTGCGCAGCGAGGAGGAGGCGCGTCTGCTCAGTCGCTTCAACGAAGAGCTGATCGCCTTGCAGCAGCTGGTGGTGGAGGGGACCAACGGACACAAACCAGAAGTGACCGAGGAATCGATCCTCCAGGCGGCGCGGGATCTGGCCGCGCGGGCGGAGATGGTGAAAACTATCCCTGGCGCCGAGCAGGTTGTGCCCGGCACCAAAGACTTGACCCTGGGCCGGCAGGTGGCGGAAAACTTCAATGACATCGCTGTTCTGCTCGAATATGAACTGCCGGAAATCTTTGCCGCCGAACGGGGGAGCGAGGAGTTCGTCCGCAAGCAGGGAGCGACGGTGGTCGCCATGACCGGCATGTATTGGTTCATCTCCCGCACCCTCGGCAGCCTGTCCGAGCAGATCGGCGCGCGGGTCGCGGAAAACCGCCTGGAATTGGAGCGGGTCACAGTCGAGGCGGAACGCATTGCCCAGGCCGCTCAGACCCAATTAAGGGATGAGGCTCGCGCGGCCCGCTTGTTGCTGCTGGTTTCCTTCCTGCTGACCGTCGTCTTGGTGGCCGTGCTCTTCATCCGTTTCGCCCGGGACATCCTCGCCCCCCTGAAAAAGACCGTCGCCATGGCCGAAGCCTTGAAAAATGGCCGGGTTCATGCCCGGCTCGACGTGGGTCGGCGCAACGACGAGTTCAGCGACATGGCGCACGCCTTGAACGATTTTGCCGAGGATCTTGAAAAGGAGGTCGTGGGCGCCTTGCAGGCCATGGCTGCCGGTCGGCTCGATGCACAAGTCCGGCCCGTTGATGAAGAGGACAGGGTGCGCCAGGCCCTGGAAAAAACCTTGGCGGATATGAACGGCGTCCTTGGGGAAATTCAGACGGCTTCGGTCCAGATCAACGCGGCCAGCGCCCAGGTCGCCGACTCCAGCCAGGATCTCTCGGAAGGGGCGAGCACCACCGCCAGTTCCTTGGAGGAAATTTCCGCCTCGCTCAACGAGTTGACGGCGCAGACCCGACTGAACGCCGACCACGCCGCCGAGGCCCATCTTCTCGCCACCGAGGCACGGGATTTCGCGCAAAAGGGCAATGGCCGGATGCGCGACATGGTCGCGGCGATGAGCGAGATCAACGCTGCCGGCCAGAACATTTCGCGCATTATCAAGTCGATCGATGAAATCGCCTTTCAGACCAACCTGCTCGCTCTGAACGCGGCGGTCGAGGCGGCCCGAGCCGGCCAACACGGCAAGGGCTTCGCGGTGGTCGCCGAGGAGGTGCGCAACCTCGCGGCGCGCAGCGCCAAGGCCGCCCAGGAGACGGCCGAACTGATTGCGGGATCGGTGGAGAAAACGCGCAACGGTTCCCGCATCGCTGATGAAACGGCGTCGGCTTTTGCCGAAATTCTCGACGTGGTGGGCAAGGTCAGTGATCTGATCGCCGAAATCAAGGCGGCCTCCAGCGAGCAGGCGGAGGGGATCAATCAGGTCAATTTAGGTCTGGGTCAGATTGATGGCGTCACCCAGAAAAATACCGCCACCGCCGAGGAGAGCGCGGCCGCCGCCGAGGAACTGTCGTCCCAGGCTCAGCAGTTGCGCCAAATGCTGGCGCGGTTTGTTCTGTGTCACCGGCCTGGTCCAGGCGCAGGAACCCGGATGTTGGCTCCGGGAACGCAGCCGCTGTTGGATTCGGGCTGGTCTTCGCGATAG